A single region of the Mycoplasma mycoides subsp. mycoides SC str. PG1 genome encodes:
- the rpmF gene encoding 50S ribosomal protein L32, with the protein MAVPFRKTSKSAKNKRRSHLALSAASLVSCTNCGAMIKPHHVCKECGFYKNKEVKVVEA; encoded by the coding sequence ATGGCAGTACCATTTAGAAAAACTAGTAAATCTGCAAAAAATAAAAGAAGAAGTCATTTAGCACTTTCAGCTGCTAGTTTAGTGTCATGTACTAATTGTGGGGCTATGATTAAACCTCATCATGTATGTAAAGAATGCGGATTTTACAAAAACAAAGAAGTTAAAGTAGTAGAAGCATAA
- a CDS encoding holo-ACP synthase — MINNVGIDIVENKRIKLKKEFIIKVLSTNEIQTFNTKTKKQKKEFLAGRWAVKEAIIKTLDQAISMNKIDIEYVNQKPVIQNKELQNILISISHEKKYAIGIALKQSDNK, encoded by the coding sequence ATGATTAATAATGTTGGTATAGATATAGTTGAAAATAAAAGAATTAAACTAAAAAAAGAATTTATTATTAAAGTGTTATCAACAAATGAAATTCAAACATTTAATACTAAAACTAAAAAACAAAAAAAAGAGTTTCTAGCTGGACGTTGAGCTGTTAAAGAAGCAATTATTAAAACTTTAGATCAAGCAATTAGTATGAATAAAATAGATATTGAATATGTTAATCAAAAACCTGTAATTCAAAATAAGGAATTACAAAATATCTTAATTTCTATTTCTCATGAAAAAAAGTATGCTATTGGAATTGCACTAAAACAATCTGATAACAAATAA
- the ileS gene encoding isoleucine--tRNA ligase gives MSNKYKDTLLIGKTDFDMRANLNQKEPKFEQFWQENQIYNKKLKLNENKKVFVLHDGPPYANGDLHIGHALNKTLKDFIIRFKNTTGYYAPFIMGWDTHGLPIESAVTKMGVDRKSMSSVAFRELCYKYALEQVSNQANQFNRLGMFTDYDTKYVTLTHDFEMSELRLFEKMYQKGLIYKDLKPIYWSPSSESALADSEIIYKDISSPSIYVGCDVINSDEFKNTQLIIWTTTPWTLPSNQLIAIGSKIKYSLIQVENSDKQFILASDLINQVSQNIGWENVKVIKEIDANKLVGLNYVHPLYDTKISKVVLGHHVTSESGSGLVHIASGFGEDDFLIAKQNNIKPFAPIDNQGKFTTQISDLDPQLVGMFYDDTNKIITKRLEENKKLLKLKFLTHSYPHDWRTKKPVIYRCTLQWFVNLAPVKNDILKNVDQINTHPKWAKKRLYQVLDERTDWTISRQRLWGVPIIAFYDQNDDLVLNEQILNYAINKIEEVGTNAWFSLDADEFLPEQYKNKSLKKEKDILDVWFDSGSSAIALSQKYPNLKLPYDMYLEGNDQYRGWFNASMINSTIYSNTSPYKQLVSHGMTTDEKGNKMSKSLGNGVDPIAFANDLGADILRLWVASTDFTDDQKIGKEIIKQISESYRKIRNTIRFILANLNDFNVKTDYQTKLSEVDMYSLFNLTSFKNKVIQAYQELNFSLVYTLVMNYVTKNLSAFYLDFIKDILYINSKNDLRRRQVQTVLYEQLYCLIDVLRPILVHTIEEVYQNLNDNNKVESVHLLDNKEQNFVYDKEFINKWDQVMILRDDVNKALEISRENKIINKGFEAVVNIKLDKEYDDLKNIKDLSQIFIVNSINFVDNIDNSFIKTNISSIKVEQKQGLKCQRCWQIFDNLIDDEICNHCNNVVKSLLETKCE, from the coding sequence ATGTCAAATAAATATAAAGATACTTTATTAATTGGTAAAACTGATTTTGATATGCGTGCTAATTTGAATCAAAAAGAACCTAAATTTGAACAATTTTGACAAGAAAATCAAATTTATAATAAAAAACTAAAATTAAATGAGAATAAAAAAGTCTTTGTTTTACATGATGGTCCTCCTTATGCAAATGGAGATTTACATATAGGACATGCTTTAAATAAAACTTTAAAAGATTTTATTATTAGATTTAAAAATACAACTGGATATTATGCTCCTTTTATTATGGGATGAGACACTCATGGATTACCTATTGAAAGTGCTGTTACTAAGATGGGTGTTGATCGTAAATCTATGAGTAGTGTTGCTTTTAGAGAACTTTGTTATAAATATGCTTTAGAACAAGTTTCAAACCAAGCCAATCAGTTTAATCGCTTAGGAATGTTTACTGATTATGATACTAAATATGTAACTTTAACTCATGACTTTGAAATGTCTGAATTAAGATTATTTGAAAAAATGTACCAAAAAGGTTTAATTTATAAAGATCTAAAACCTATTTATTGATCACCATCAAGTGAATCTGCTTTAGCTGATTCTGAAATTATTTATAAAGATATAAGTTCTCCTTCAATTTATGTAGGTTGTGATGTTATTAATAGTGATGAATTTAAAAACACCCAATTAATTATTTGAACAACAACTCCATGAACTTTACCATCAAATCAATTAATTGCAATTGGTTCAAAAATTAAATATAGTTTAATTCAAGTAGAAAATTCAGATAAACAATTTATTTTAGCTTCTGATTTAATAAATCAAGTATCTCAAAACATTGGTTGAGAAAACGTTAAAGTAATTAAAGAAATTGATGCTAATAAATTAGTTGGTTTAAATTATGTTCATCCATTATATGATACAAAAATCAGTAAAGTAGTTTTAGGACATCATGTTACAAGTGAATCTGGTTCAGGTTTAGTTCATATTGCTTCAGGATTTGGTGAAGATGACTTTTTAATTGCAAAACAAAATAATATTAAGCCTTTTGCTCCAATTGATAATCAAGGTAAATTTACAACTCAAATTAGTGATCTAGATCCACAATTAGTTGGAATGTTTTATGATGATACTAATAAAATCATTACTAAAAGATTAGAAGAAAATAAAAAATTATTAAAACTAAAATTTTTAACTCACTCATATCCACATGACTGAAGAACTAAAAAACCTGTTATTTATAGATGCACTTTACAATGATTTGTTAATTTAGCTCCAGTTAAAAATGATATTTTAAAAAATGTTGATCAAATCAATACTCATCCAAAATGAGCTAAAAAACGTTTATATCAAGTTTTAGATGAAAGAACTGATTGAACTATTTCACGTCAAAGATTATGAGGAGTTCCAATTATTGCTTTTTATGATCAAAATGATGATTTAGTTTTAAATGAACAAATTTTAAATTATGCAATTAATAAAATTGAAGAAGTTGGAACTAATGCTTGATTTAGTTTAGATGCAGATGAATTTTTACCAGAACAATATAAAAATAAATCTTTAAAAAAAGAAAAAGACATTTTAGATGTGTGATTTGATTCAGGAAGTAGTGCAATTGCTTTAAGTCAAAAATATCCAAATTTAAAATTACCATATGATATGTATTTAGAAGGAAATGATCAGTATCGTGGTTGATTTAATGCTTCAATGATAAATTCAACTATTTATTCAAACACTTCTCCTTACAAACAATTAGTCTCACATGGTATGACAACTGATGAAAAAGGAAATAAAATGTCTAAATCACTTGGTAATGGAGTTGATCCAATTGCTTTTGCAAATGATTTAGGTGCTGATATTTTAAGATTATGAGTAGCTTCAACTGATTTTACTGATGATCAAAAAATCGGAAAAGAAATTATTAAACAAATTAGTGAATCATATAGAAAAATCAGAAATACTATTCGTTTTATTTTAGCTAATTTAAATGATTTTAATGTTAAAACTGATTATCAAACTAAATTAAGTGAAGTTGATATGTATAGTTTATTTAATCTAACTAGTTTTAAAAATAAAGTAATTCAAGCTTATCAAGAATTAAACTTTAGTTTAGTTTATACATTAGTTATGAATTATGTAACTAAGAATTTATCTGCTTTTTATTTAGATTTTATTAAAGATATTTTATATATTAATAGTAAAAATGATTTAAGAAGAAGACAAGTGCAAACTGTTTTATATGAACAATTATATTGTTTGATTGATGTTTTAAGACCAATTTTAGTACATACAATTGAAGAAGTTTATCAAAATCTAAATGATAATAATAAAGTTGAATCAGTTCATCTATTAGATAATAAAGAACAAAACTTTGTTTATGATAAAGAGTTTATCAATAAATGAGATCAAGTAATGATTTTAAGAGATGATGTTAATAAAGCTTTAGAAATTAGTAGAGAAAATAAAATTATTAATAAAGGATTTGAAGCTGTTGTTAATATTAAATTAGATAAAGAATATGATGATTTAAAAAATATTAAAGATTTAAGTCAAATTTTTATTGTTAATAGTATTAATTTTGTAGATAATATTGATAATAGTTTTATTAAAACAAATATTTCATCAATTAAAGTTGAACAAAAACAAGGATTAAAATGTCAAAGATGTTGACAAATTTTTGATAATTTAATTGATGATGAAATTTGTAATCATTGTAATAACGTAGTTAAATCATTATTGGAGACAAAATGTGAATAA
- the mraZ gene encoding division/cell wall cluster transcriptional repressor MraZ → MLFGTYEHCMDAKQRLTLPAKLRNKLSNPIYLTKGYDADLEIWSKDDFLLKIKEILNQQNDQKDIRNIERIIWSNTVEIDIDNLGRIKIPYNLIQNLNIGKDVFILGLGNRLEIWSKNKYNQHKNQFIKNLNS, encoded by the coding sequence ATGTTATTTGGTACATATGAACATTGTATGGATGCAAAACAACGTTTAACTTTACCAGCAAAACTAAGAAACAAACTTTCAAATCCAATTTATTTAACAAAAGGATATGATGCTGATTTAGAAATTTGATCAAAAGATGATTTTTTATTAAAAATAAAAGAAATTTTAAATCAGCAAAATGATCAAAAAGACATTAGAAATATAGAAAGAATTATCTGATCAAATACTGTTGAAATTGATATTGATAATTTGGGAAGAATTAAAATTCCTTATAATCTAATTCAAAATCTAAATATTGGAAAAGATGTTTTTATTTTAGGATTAGGAAATCGGTTAGAAATTTGAAGTAAAAATAAATACAATCAACACAAAAATCAATTTATTAAAAATTTAAATAGTTAG
- the rsmH gene encoding 16S rRNA (cytosine(1402)-N(4))-methyltransferase RsmH, with product MDKHIPVLLKESIEYLNIKPDGIYVDCTLGRAGHSSEILKKLNQKGFLYAIDQDQIAIDQAKEKLEQINNNFLLIQGNFSNLSALLAINHVFNVDGILYDLGVSSPQIDIASRGFSYKMDGPLDMRMDLNSTLTAHQVINTYSESQISEILFKYGEESFSKSISKKIVESRPINSTLELVEIIKSALPQKVLKQKKHPAKKTFQALRIYINNELIALENSLKQALDLLNSKARICVITFHSLEEKIVKNIFNNSTNYYQEQLLSNLPIKADLNSKFKLVIKKPIKPSLLELEQNHRSHSAKLWVIEKN from the coding sequence ATGGATAAACATATACCAGTTTTATTAAAAGAAAGTATTGAATATTTAAATATTAAACCTGATGGTATTTATGTTGATTGCACATTAGGTAGAGCTGGTCATTCTAGTGAAATTTTAAAAAAACTTAATCAAAAAGGTTTTTTGTATGCTATTGATCAAGATCAAATAGCAATTGACCAAGCTAAAGAAAAACTAGAACAAATTAATAATAATTTTTTATTAATTCAAGGTAATTTTTCTAACTTATCAGCTTTATTAGCAATTAATCATGTTTTTAATGTTGATGGAATTTTATATGATTTAGGAGTTTCTTCACCTCAAATTGATATAGCATCTAGAGGGTTTAGTTATAAAATGGATGGTCCATTAGATATGAGAATGGATTTAAATTCTACATTAACTGCTCATCAAGTTATAAACACTTATTCAGAATCACAAATCTCTGAAATTTTATTTAAATATGGAGAAGAATCTTTTTCAAAAAGTATTTCAAAAAAAATTGTTGAATCAAGACCAATTAATTCAACTCTAGAACTTGTTGAAATCATTAAATCAGCTTTACCTCAAAAAGTATTAAAACAAAAAAAACATCCAGCTAAAAAAACTTTTCAAGCTTTAAGAATTTATATAAATAATGAACTAATTGCTTTAGAAAATTCATTAAAACAAGCTTTAGATTTATTAAATAGTAAAGCAAGAATTTGTGTAATAACTTTTCACTCTTTAGAAGAAAAGATTGTTAAAAATATTTTTAATAATAGTACAAATTATTATCAAGAACAATTATTAAGTAATCTTCCAATTAAAGCTGATTTAAATTCTAAATTTAAATTAGTAATTAAAAAACCAATTAAACCTAGTTTATTAGAATTAGAACAAAACCACCGGTCTCATAGTGCAAAGCTTTGAGTAATTGAAAAAAACTAG
- a CDS encoding lysophospholipid acyltransferase family protein, translating to MNQVNSMQEPISQNNKEQEKKVKDHIHVNPWKMLFMWLPLLHIKFKAAKIVRKNKKQPDRYTEEYRYNWVKKAVSKLLYVLDVNIKVEGIENWIDKGVILAANHQSNIDPAILFAINDFSKQQPLAFIAKEELWTSKKFKNFVRLIDCIPLNRKSPRSALEAFKEAKDLVVDYKRSLVIFPEGTRSHSQQMNSFQAASLKVAQMSHAPIIPVSIINSYQVFAEKRPKKVEVKVVFGKPISPNKHISLKTEDLTRFVEKIVDTNLKEWENKEMKYELRKLTKKDIKQLKEEEKKQNSKKQEKKSIKDLFKIVD from the coding sequence ATGAATCAAGTTAATAGTATGCAAGAACCAATATCACAAAACAACAAAGAACAAGAAAAAAAAGTTAAAGATCATATTCATGTTAATCCTTGAAAAATGTTATTTATGTGATTACCTTTATTACATATTAAATTTAAAGCAGCAAAAATTGTAAGAAAAAATAAAAAACAACCAGATAGATATACTGAAGAATATAGATATAATTGGGTTAAAAAAGCTGTTAGCAAATTATTATATGTTTTAGATGTTAATATAAAAGTAGAAGGTATTGAAAATTGAATTGATAAAGGAGTAATTTTAGCTGCTAATCATCAATCAAATATTGATCCAGCTATTTTATTTGCTATTAATGATTTTTCAAAACAACAACCTTTAGCTTTTATCGCAAAAGAAGAACTTTGAACAAGTAAAAAGTTTAAAAACTTTGTTAGATTAATTGATTGTATTCCTTTAAATAGAAAAAGCCCTAGAAGCGCTTTAGAAGCATTTAAAGAAGCAAAAGATTTAGTTGTTGATTACAAACGTTCTTTAGTAATTTTTCCAGAAGGTACTAGAAGTCATTCTCAACAAATGAATAGTTTTCAAGCAGCTTCATTAAAAGTTGCACAAATGTCTCATGCTCCTATTATTCCTGTTTCAATTATTAATTCATATCAAGTATTTGCTGAAAAAAGACCTAAAAAAGTTGAAGTTAAGGTGGTTTTTGGTAAACCTATTTCACCAAATAAACATATTTCTTTAAAAACTGAAGATCTAACTAGATTTGTTGAAAAAATTGTTGATACAAATCTAAAAGAATGAGAAAACAAAGAAATGAAATATGAGTTAAGAAAATTAACTAAAAAAGATATTAAACAACTTAAAGAAGAAGAAAAAAAACAAAATTCTAAAAAACAAGAAAAAAAATCAATTAAAGATCTATTTAAAATTGTTGATTAA
- a CDS encoding signal peptidase II — translation MWIKDKLVEAKVFLKNHNYLWKFKLIVCLPIFISLISFDWISKAIVVSHMKLGETKTFISGFLNFQYVINLGMAYGRLQDKAYLVIIFATIFSLFLTTIFIFLNNKKWLIVLIIILAGSWGNLLARLWAPGNENNVYFGVVDFLTWDFSLLNSRDYVFNLADLYVNIAIGLTILFTIIELVLYIKSKIKTKKEKIENEQNNS, via the coding sequence ATGTGAATAAAAGATAAATTAGTAGAAGCAAAAGTTTTTTTAAAAAATCACAATTATCTTTGAAAATTCAAACTAATAGTATGTTTGCCTATTTTTATAAGTTTAATTAGTTTTGATTGAATTTCAAAAGCTATTGTTGTAAGTCATATGAAATTAGGAGAAACTAAAACATTTATTAGTGGGTTTTTAAACTTTCAGTATGTGATTAATCTTGGAATGGCTTATGGTAGGTTACAAGATAAAGCTTATTTAGTAATTATTTTTGCAACAATTTTTAGTTTATTTTTAACAACGATCTTTATTTTTTTAAATAATAAAAAATGATTAATTGTTTTAATAATTATTTTAGCTGGTTCTTGAGGAAATTTATTAGCTAGATTATGAGCTCCAGGTAATGAAAATAATGTATATTTTGGAGTTGTTGATTTTTTAACTTGAGATTTTAGTTTACTTAATTCAAGAGATTATGTGTTTAATTTAGCTGATTTGTATGTCAATATTGCAATTGGTTTAACAATTTTATTTACTATTATTGAATTAGTTTTATATATAAAAAGCAAAATTAAAACAAAAAAAGAAAAAATAGAAAATGAACAAAATAACTCTTAA
- a CDS encoding RluA family pseudouridine synthase gives MNKITLNSLNTTLRLDKLLVELLTSYDYSRSYIQKLIKEECISVNNQIITNNNFLVKPNSQITITIKDPILDPNLVKNDEIDLDIIYQDDDLLVINKQNNITVHPSLNNTNNTIVNALLASDVELSSINGELRPGIVHRIDKQTTGLLIVAKNDKTHKLLSEMFKNHQIYKEYLAIVTGVIKPNKGLIDAPIGRSQTDRKKMSVTAKNSKQAITTFEVVERFFKNTLVKCQIQTGRTHQIRVHFNYINHPVLNDPVYGKKHQEFTDFGQYLHAYKLKFTHPITKKEIELISPLPKEFDDKIKELRGENND, from the coding sequence ATGAACAAAATAACTCTTAATTCACTAAATACAACTTTAAGATTAGATAAATTACTAGTTGAATTATTAACTAGTTATGATTATTCAAGAAGTTATATTCAGAAACTAATTAAAGAAGAATGTATTAGTGTTAATAATCAAATTATTACTAATAATAATTTTTTAGTTAAACCAAATTCACAAATCACAATTACTATAAAAGATCCTATTTTAGATCCAAATTTAGTTAAAAATGATGAGATTGATTTAGATATTATTTATCAAGATGATGATTTATTAGTGATTAATAAACAAAATAATATTACAGTTCATCCAAGTTTAAATAATACAAATAATACAATTGTTAATGCTTTATTAGCAAGTGATGTTGAACTTTCATCAATTAATGGTGAACTACGCCCTGGAATTGTACATAGAATTGATAAACAAACCACAGGTTTATTAATTGTTGCAAAAAATGATAAAACTCATAAATTATTAAGTGAAATGTTTAAAAACCATCAGATTTATAAAGAATATTTAGCAATTGTCACTGGAGTAATTAAACCAAATAAAGGTTTAATTGATGCTCCAATTGGTAGAAGTCAAACTGATCGTAAAAAAATGAGTGTTACAGCTAAAAACTCAAAACAAGCAATTACAACTTTTGAAGTAGTTGAACGATTTTTTAAAAATACTTTAGTAAAATGTCAAATTCAAACTGGAAGAACTCATCAAATTAGAGTACATTTTAACTATATTAATCACCCTGTTTTAAATGATCCAGTTTATGGTAAAAAACACCAAGAATTTACTGATTTTGGTCAATACCTTCACGCTTATAAATTGAAATTTACTCATCCAATTACAAAAAAAGAAATTGAATTAATATCACCTCTTCCAAAAGAATTTGATGATAAAATTAAAGAATTAAGGGGTGAAAATAATGACTAA
- the ftsZ gene encoding cell division protein FtsZ, which translates to MTNEFKQIARIKVLGVGGAGNNAIRRMFEENVQGVEFYIINTDAQILESSPVPNKIILGEKTTKGLGAGGNPEVGKAAAIESEEELRKVVEGADLIFIAAGMGGGTGTGAAPVIAKIAQESGALVIGIVTKPFIFEGRHRNVNAKEGLEELRKYVDSVIVVSNDKLLEYIGSIPIVESFKEADTILKQGVQTITDLIAVPATINLDFADVKSVMSKKGNALFGIGVASGKDKAVEAAKEAINSKLLEASIEGAKDIIVNITGGRTVSLNDAYDAVGVISQAVNNKELNIVFGMAINDDLTDDDEIIVTVIATGFENKNLQNQESNIIKTPRVEPVVQQAQPSKPIQQEQEEEQHEEVDEFDDEMSLTTTDDTEEDFNDDDFPTFLK; encoded by the coding sequence ATGACAAACGAATTTAAACAAATAGCAAGAATTAAAGTACTTGGTGTTGGTGGGGCTGGGAATAATGCCATTAGAAGAATGTTTGAAGAAAATGTTCAAGGTGTTGAATTTTATATCATAAATACCGATGCACAAATATTAGAATCATCACCAGTACCAAACAAAATTATTTTAGGAGAAAAAACTACTAAAGGATTAGGAGCTGGAGGAAATCCTGAAGTAGGAAAAGCAGCAGCTATTGAAAGTGAAGAAGAATTAAGAAAAGTAGTTGAAGGTGCTGATTTAATCTTTATTGCTGCTGGAATGGGAGGAGGTACTGGAACTGGTGCTGCTCCTGTAATAGCTAAAATTGCTCAAGAATCTGGAGCTTTAGTAATTGGAATTGTAACTAAACCATTCATTTTTGAAGGAAGACATAGAAATGTTAATGCAAAAGAAGGTTTAGAAGAATTAAGAAAATATGTTGATTCAGTAATCGTTGTTTCAAATGACAAATTATTAGAATATATTGGATCTATTCCAATTGTTGAATCATTTAAAGAAGCTGATACTATTTTAAAACAAGGTGTTCAAACTATTACTGATTTGATCGCAGTACCTGCAACTATTAACTTAGATTTTGCAGATGTTAAATCAGTTATGTCAAAAAAAGGAAATGCTTTATTTGGAATAGGAGTTGCTTCTGGAAAAGATAAAGCTGTTGAAGCTGCAAAAGAAGCAATTAATTCTAAATTATTAGAAGCTTCAATTGAAGGAGCTAAAGATATTATTGTAAATATTACTGGTGGAAGAACAGTAAGTTTAAATGATGCTTATGATGCAGTTGGAGTTATTAGTCAAGCTGTAAATAATAAAGAATTAAATATTGTTTTTGGTATGGCTATTAATGATGATTTAACAGATGATGATGAAATCATTGTAACTGTTATTGCAACTGGTTTTGAAAATAAAAACTTACAAAACCAAGAATCAAATATTATAAAAACACCAAGAGTTGAACCTGTAGTTCAACAAGCTCAACCAAGTAAACCTATTCAACAAGAACAAGAAGAAGAACAACACGAAGAAGTAGACGAATTTGATGATGAAATGAGTCTAACTACAACAGATGACACTGAAGAAGATTTTAATGATGATGACTTTCCGACATTTTTAAAATAG
- a CDS encoding alpha/beta hydrolase, giving the protein MNEKYPNLAKTMINMWNSRFSKIIHKRDEGFAINFSPIKIFSFLNSINRNSNKKLKIKEYKNPNLNFWIYSLDNTKLAASIWLNEKQSNKWVIGVHGYNSNRLEVLYLVWHYQSLGYNILTFDFRNHGISDSNCITWGYKEKWDLISVVNWLIKHYDVELIGLVGTSMGAFTTNYFLLTENELIKKANIKWAISDSSYMSVKNLLQRMIKDYSPKFLSNLSKDVLDDILEIYKNEYEVDLTKLDFVDLITINTTYIPVLYIHNRLDKVTSYLDSFRMYQMKNNIENSFDNQIEIYDHGSHHTKSIIEFENEYITKSLNFVKLHQKNRHN; this is encoded by the coding sequence ATGAATGAAAAATATCCAAACCTAGCAAAAACTATGATTAATATGTGAAACTCTAGGTTTTCAAAAATTATTCATAAAAGAGATGAAGGTTTTGCTATTAATTTTAGTCCTATTAAAATATTTTCATTTTTGAATTCAATTAATAGAAATTCAAATAAGAAATTAAAAATTAAAGAATATAAAAATCCTAATTTAAATTTTTGAATTTATTCATTAGATAATACTAAATTAGCTGCAAGTATTTGATTAAATGAAAAACAATCTAACAAGTGAGTAATTGGAGTTCATGGATATAATTCTAATCGTTTAGAAGTCTTATATTTAGTATGACATTATCAAAGTTTAGGGTATAATATTTTAACTTTTGATTTTAGAAATCACGGCATTAGTGATTCTAATTGCATTACTTGAGGTTATAAAGAAAAATGAGATTTAATTTCAGTAGTTAATTGGTTAATTAAACATTATGATGTTGAATTAATTGGACTAGTTGGAACAAGTATGGGTGCTTTTACAACCAATTATTTTTTACTAACTGAAAATGAACTAATTAAAAAAGCAAACATTAAATGAGCAATTTCAGATTCATCATATATGTCAGTTAAAAATCTTTTACAAAGAATGATTAAAGATTATTCTCCTAAATTTTTATCTAATCTTTCAAAAGATGTTTTAGATGATATTTTAGAAATTTATAAAAATGAATATGAAGTTGATTTAACTAAACTTGATTTTGTTGATTTGATTACAATTAATACTACTTATATTCCAGTTTTATACATTCACAATCGTTTAGATAAAGTTACTAGTTATTTAGATAGTTTTAGAATGTATCAAATGAAAAATAATATCGAAAATAGTTTTGACAATCAAATTGAAATTTATGATCATGGCTCACATCATACAAAATCAATTATTGAATTTGAAAATGAATATATAACTAAAAGTTTAAATTTTGTTAAATTACATCAAAAAAACCGTCATAACTAA
- a CDS encoding deoxycytidylate deaminase, whose product MSKRLDYLSWQHYFMLIAKASAMRSKDPNTQVGAIVVNELQQIVATGYNGFPRGVSDDEFPWSKNNEDWLENKYAYVAHAELNAIVSSRSDLSNCDLYVTLFPCNECAKIIIQAGIKRIYYANDPYHDKKEFIASKKMLDAVNIKYIKLPDIEISLKVKD is encoded by the coding sequence ATGAGTAAAAGATTAGATTATTTATCTTGACAACACTATTTTATGTTAATAGCAAAAGCTAGTGCTATGAGAAGTAAAGATCCAAATACTCAAGTTGGAGCTATTGTTGTTAATGAATTACAACAAATTGTAGCAACTGGATATAATGGTTTTCCACGTGGAGTGAGTGATGATGAGTTTCCATGATCAAAAAATAATGAAGATTGATTAGAAAACAAATATGCTTATGTTGCTCATGCTGAATTAAATGCAATTGTAAGTAGTAGATCTGATTTAAGTAATTGTGATTTATATGTTACTTTATTTCCATGTAATGAATGTGCTAAAATCATTATTCAAGCTGGAATTAAAAGAATATATTATGCAAATGATCCATATCATGATAAAAAAGAATTTATAGCATCAAAAAAAATGTTAGATGCTGTTAATATTAAATATATAAAATTACCAGATATTGAAATTAGTCTTAAAGTAAAAGATTAA
- a CDS encoding cell division protein SepF, with the protein MFFKKKKNFFKQNEHDQDQIELELTDSDIFEQENPVLKDSYTQTSNQFNQNHQTNTSNINQNDMNKSPINTYVFSPMKFSEVQSIVDTLLDQKVVVVDFKNLDDNKAKRFKDFLSGVLYIKKGEYIRLNENIYKFIIN; encoded by the coding sequence ATGTTTTTTAAAAAGAAAAAGAATTTTTTTAAACAAAACGAACACGATCAAGATCAAATTGAACTAGAATTAACTGATTCTGATATTTTTGAACAAGAAAATCCTGTTTTAAAAGATAGTTATACTCAGACATCTAATCAATTTAATCAAAATCATCAAACAAATACTTCGAATATCAACCAAAATGATATGAATAAAAGTCCTATTAACACTTATGTATTTAGTCCTATGAAATTTTCTGAAGTTCAATCAATTGTAGATACTTTATTAGATCAAAAAGTTGTTGTTGTAGATTTTAAAAACTTAGATGATAATAAAGCTAAACGTTTTAAAGATTTTCTTTCTGGAGTTTTATATATTAAAAAAGGTGAATACATCAGACTTAATGAAAATATTTATAAATTTATAATTAATTAA